A stretch of Desulfitobacterium dichloroeliminans LMG P-21439 DNA encodes these proteins:
- the frr gene encoding ribosome recycling factor — translation MISDVLKEAEDRMVKAGESLKREYTTIRAGRANPNMLDRISVEYYGTQTPVNQLANISVPEPRILVIQPWDKTSLPMIEKAILKSDLGLNPSSDGTVIRLIIPQLTAERRTEIVKTVKKKAEEARVAVRNIRRDGNDSLKKVEKDHAASEDEVKRAQDDVQKMTDKHIKEIDRIMDAKEKEIMEV, via the coding sequence ATGATTTCTGACGTTTTAAAGGAAGCCGAAGATCGGATGGTAAAAGCCGGTGAATCGCTCAAGCGAGAGTATACTACCATACGTGCAGGACGAGCTAATCCGAATATGTTAGACAGAATCAGTGTAGAGTACTATGGTACTCAGACTCCCGTAAATCAATTAGCCAATATTTCCGTACCAGAACCTCGTATTTTAGTCATTCAACCCTGGGATAAAACCAGCCTTCCCATGATTGAGAAAGCCATCCTAAAATCTGATTTAGGCTTAAATCCATCCAGCGATGGAACGGTCATTCGCTTAATCATTCCCCAATTAACTGCTGAGCGCAGAACGGAAATTGTTAAAACCGTTAAGAAGAAGGCCGAAGAAGCTCGAGTTGCCGTGCGTAATATTCGTCGCGACGGTAATGACAGCCTGAAGAAGGTTGAGAAGGACCATGCGGCTTCTGAAGATGAGGTTAAAAGGGCTCAAGATGACGTTCAAAAAATGACGGATAAGCACATCAAAGAAATTGATCGTATTATGGATGCCAAGGAAAAGGAAATCATGGAAGTTTAA
- the pyrH gene encoding UMP kinase translates to METPRYRRVVLKLSGEALAGSQGYGISHDMLVNVAEQVAEIQKLGIEVALVVGGGNIWRGIAGSKQGMDRANADYMGMLATVMNALALQDSLEKTGVATRVLSAIEMRQVAEPYIRRRAIRHLEKGRIVIFAAGTGNPYFSTDTTAALRAAEIEAEAILMAKRVDGVYDCDPEKNPEAKKYDKLTFLDVLNQGLGVMDSTAASLCMDNNIPLIVFDLNRQGNILRAIMGESVGTYVGRDK, encoded by the coding sequence ATGGAAACACCACGATATCGCCGGGTTGTCTTGAAACTTAGTGGGGAAGCGTTAGCCGGAAGTCAGGGCTATGGAATTTCCCACGACATGCTTGTTAACGTTGCAGAGCAAGTTGCTGAAATACAAAAACTTGGGATTGAAGTGGCATTAGTAGTCGGTGGTGGAAATATCTGGAGAGGGATAGCGGGGAGCAAGCAAGGTATGGATCGAGCGAATGCCGATTACATGGGAATGCTCGCTACTGTAATGAATGCTTTAGCCTTGCAAGACTCCTTGGAAAAGACCGGTGTTGCCACGCGAGTGTTATCGGCTATTGAAATGAGACAAGTGGCAGAGCCCTATATCCGCAGACGTGCAATTCGTCACCTGGAAAAGGGTCGCATTGTCATTTTTGCGGCAGGTACCGGTAATCCATATTTTTCAACAGATACCACTGCAGCCTTACGTGCAGCTGAGATTGAAGCTGAAGCAATACTTATGGCCAAACGTGTGGACGGAGTATATGATTGTGATCCTGAGAAGAATCCGGAAGCAAAAAAATACGATAAGCTGACGTTTCTAGATGTTCTTAATCAGGGTTTGGGAGTGATGGATTCTACAGCAGCTTCGTTGTGTATGGACAATAACATTCCCCTTATCGTATTTGACTTAAATAGACAGGGCAATATCTTAAGAGCTATAATGGGTGAATCCGTTGGGACATATGTAGGGAGGGACAAATAA
- the tsf gene encoding translation elongation factor Ts, with protein sequence MAEISAAQVKELRERTGAGMMDCKKALNEVGGDMDKAIDYLREKGLAAAAKKEGRIAAEGIVEAYIHGGGRIGVLLEVNCETDFVANTDDFKQFTRDIALHIAAAKPLYLTKEEVPADVIEHEKNILKAQALNEGKPEKIVEKMVEGRISKYYKEVCLLEQEFVKDPDKTINDLVLEKTAKIGERIVIRRFTRYEMGEGIEKRQEDFAAEVMKEMNR encoded by the coding sequence ATGGCAGAGATTAGTGCAGCTCAAGTAAAGGAGCTCCGTGAGCGGACCGGGGCTGGAATGATGGATTGCAAGAAGGCGCTTAATGAAGTCGGTGGTGACATGGACAAGGCGATTGATTACCTTCGTGAAAAAGGTCTCGCCGCAGCAGCGAAAAAAGAAGGTCGTATTGCAGCTGAAGGTATTGTTGAAGCCTATATTCATGGTGGCGGAAGAATTGGCGTTTTGCTTGAAGTCAACTGTGAAACAGACTTTGTTGCTAATACCGATGATTTTAAACAGTTTACAAGAGACATTGCTCTGCATATTGCTGCAGCAAAACCTCTTTACCTTACCAAAGAAGAAGTTCCTGCAGATGTTATAGAGCATGAAAAGAATATTCTCAAAGCCCAAGCTTTGAATGAAGGCAAACCAGAAAAGATTGTTGAGAAAATGGTTGAAGGAAGAATCTCCAAATACTACAAAGAAGTATGTTTATTGGAGCAAGAATTTGTAAAAGATCCAGATAAGACCATTAACGACCTTGTACTGGAGAAGACAGCTAAAATTGGCGAACGTATTGTTATTCGCCGCTTTACCCGTTATGAAATGGGCGAAGGCATCGAAAAGCGTCAAGAAGATTTTGCGGCAGAAGTTATGAAAGAAATGAACCGCTAA
- a CDS encoding isoprenyl transferase, with protein sequence MWHRFWDKKEPAKKLVEQIDKNRLPRHIAIIMDGNGRWAKKRALPRSLGHKAGVEALRDIVKACSNLGVGVLTVYAFSTENWSRPREEVNILMSLLTDYLRRELDELHENQVRVQMIGNRDQLPLEAQKELERSMEKTKQNKGLILNLALNYGGRAEITSAVQRLCEKVAQGQIKPEEISEAMFANHLFTFDLPDPDLLIRTSEELRISNFLLWQIAYTEIVVTDCLWPDFNPERLTEAILDFQKRDRRFGGLNKQ encoded by the coding sequence ATGTGGCATAGATTTTGGGATAAAAAAGAACCTGCCAAAAAGTTAGTTGAGCAAATTGATAAAAACAGGTTGCCACGGCATATCGCCATCATCATGGACGGGAATGGAAGATGGGCTAAAAAACGTGCCTTGCCCCGTTCCCTAGGCCATAAAGCGGGGGTTGAGGCACTGCGCGATATCGTAAAAGCCTGCTCTAATTTAGGTGTTGGAGTCTTGACTGTTTATGCGTTTTCCACTGAGAATTGGAGTAGACCCAGAGAAGAAGTGAATATTCTTATGAGTCTTCTAACCGATTATTTGCGACGTGAACTGGATGAACTTCATGAGAACCAAGTGCGCGTGCAAATGATTGGCAATCGGGACCAGCTTCCTTTAGAAGCTCAGAAGGAATTAGAACGTTCGATGGAAAAAACGAAGCAAAATAAGGGGCTTATCCTGAATTTGGCCTTGAATTACGGTGGTCGTGCTGAAATAACCAGTGCGGTACAACGGCTTTGTGAAAAAGTCGCCCAAGGGCAGATCAAGCCCGAGGAGATTTCAGAAGCTATGTTTGCAAACCATTTATTTACTTTCGACCTGCCTGATCCAGATTTACTCATTCGTACCTCTGAAGAACTTCGTATCAGTAATTTTTTGCTCTGGCAAATTGCCTATACCGAAATAGTTGTCACAGATTGCTTGTGGCCTGACTTTAATCCGGAGCGCCTGACAGAAGCCATTCTTGATTTTCAGAAACGAGATCGTCGCTTTGGCGGGTTGAACAAGCAGTAA
- the rpsB gene encoding 30S ribosomal protein S2: MAVISMKQLLEAGVHFGHQTRRWNPKMARYIFTERNGIYIIDLQKTVRKVEEAYNYVRNLAADGGTILFVGTKKQAQESVKEEAERCGMYYVNERWLGGMMTNFQTIQKRVSRLRELEKMEAEGVFDVLPKKEVAALRHEMEKLERFLGGIKNMKKLPDALFIVDPRKERIAVAEAHRLNIPIVGIVDTNCDPDEIDVVIPANDDAIRAVKLLTGRMADAIMEGQQGSMDEAAEAEAAAEEVVAE; the protein is encoded by the coding sequence ATGGCTGTAATTTCTATGAAGCAATTACTAGAAGCCGGTGTTCACTTCGGTCATCAAACTCGTCGTTGGAATCCTAAAATGGCTCGTTACATTTTTACGGAGCGCAATGGTATTTATATCATTGACCTGCAAAAAACCGTAAGAAAGGTAGAGGAAGCCTACAATTACGTTCGGAACTTGGCTGCCGATGGTGGCACGATTCTGTTCGTTGGCACCAAGAAGCAAGCTCAAGAGTCCGTGAAGGAAGAAGCTGAACGTTGTGGCATGTACTATGTCAATGAGCGTTGGCTCGGCGGTATGATGACCAACTTCCAAACCATTCAGAAGCGTGTTAGTCGTCTTCGTGAATTGGAGAAAATGGAAGCTGAAGGAGTCTTCGACGTTCTTCCCAAGAAAGAAGTCGCTGCTCTTCGCCATGAGATGGAGAAGCTCGAGCGTTTCTTAGGCGGAATCAAGAACATGAAGAAACTTCCTGATGCCTTATTTATTGTGGATCCTCGCAAAGAGCGGATTGCAGTAGCAGAAGCTCATCGCCTGAATATTCCTATCGTGGGTATTGTCGATACGAACTGCGATCCTGACGAAATCGACGTAGTCATTCCTGCGAATGATGACGCCATTCGTGCAGTGAAGCTTTTAACCGGTCGCATGGCTGATGCAATCATGGAGGGACAACAAGGAAGCATGGATGAAGCAGCAGAAGCTGAAGCGGCTGCTGAAGAAGTCGTTGCTGAATAA